Proteins encoded by one window of Salvia splendens isolate huo1 chromosome 7, SspV2, whole genome shotgun sequence:
- the LOC121742670 gene encoding uncharacterized protein LOC121742670 isoform X1: MGAMNSWMSMRMILISAGVLSAAMGLKLSIPIAVENVPALWSVVISWMKPPYLYIIINGIIITIAASSRFHQRHTEPAVIRSERLISVITPTLESFVPLPAQANFKTAVVPEPQAEVLVPAVEDRVVDLKPVVVNGLKVDFATEVDDLRILRAEAEDVFDESDLLNNSPKRDTFLPEVNLESLFPAREKPLASSRFVHRKPNRTPPEVAGAKALRRVARPKKQETLESTWKMITEGRHVPLTRHLKKSDTFEQQASPAMDHVKMVPKSETFKERSNYEARIRKEPSLGQDELNRRVEAFINKFNEDMRMQRQESLQQFHEMINRGV, encoded by the exons ATGGGGGCGATGAACAGCTGGATGTCGATGAGGATGATTCTCATATCAGCTGGAGTTTTGTCCGCGGCTATGGGGCTGAAGCTGTCGATTCCGATCGCCGTGGAAAATGTTCCGGCGTTGTGGTCGGTCGTTATATCCTGGATGAAACCTCCGTATCTGTACATAATCATCAACGGCATCATCATCACCATCGCCGCGTCGTCGCGCTTCCACCAGAGACACACTGAGCCTGCGGTGATTCGATCTGAGCGCTTGATTTCGGTCATAACGCCTACTTTAGAGAGTTTTGTTCCGCTTCCGGCTCAGGCGAATTTCAAGACCGCCGTCGTGCCGGAACCTCAGGCGGAGGTTTTGGTGCCGGCGGTTGAAGACAGGGTTGTCGATTTGAAACCTGTGGTGGTGAACGGTTTGAAGGTTGATTTCGCTACAGAAGTGGACGATCTACGTATACTTCGAGCTGAGGCGGAAGATGTGTTTGATGAATCGGATTTGCTGAACAATTCGCCGAAGCGCGATACTTTTTTGCCGGAAGTTAATCTGGAATCGCTCTTTCCAGCTAGAGAGAAACCGCTTGCTTCTTCCAGATTCGTACACCGGAAGCCAAACAGAACCCCTCCTGAAG ttgcaGGTGCAAAGGCGCTGCGGCGGGTGGCTCGGCCGAAGAAGCAGGAGACGCTGGAGAGCACGTGGAAGATGATAACGGAGGGGCGGCACGTGCCGCTGACGAGACACCTGAAGAAGTCGGATACGTTCGAGCAGCAAGCGTCTCCGGCGATGGATCACGTTAAAATGGTTCCAAAGTCGGAGACGTTCAAGGAGCGTAGCAACTACGAGGCGAGGATTCGAAAAGAGCCGTCGCTGGGTCAGGACGAGTTGAATCGGAGAGTGGAGGCGTTCATCAATAAGTTCAACGAAGATATGAGGATGCAGCGCCAGGAATCACTCCAACAATTCCACGAGATGATCAATCGTGGAGTCTAG
- the LOC121742670 gene encoding uncharacterized protein LOC121742670 isoform X2, with the protein MGAMNSWMSMRMILISAGVLSAAMGLKLSIPIAVENVPALWSVVISWMKPPYLYIIINGIIITIAASSRFHQRHTEPAVIRSERLISVITPTLESFVPLPAQANFKTAVVPEPQAEVLVPAVEDRVVDLKPVVVNGLKVDFATEVDDLRILRAEAEDVFDESDLLNNSPKRDTFLPEVNLESLFPAREKPLASSRFVHRKPNRTPPEGAKALRRVARPKKQETLESTWKMITEGRHVPLTRHLKKSDTFEQQASPAMDHVKMVPKSETFKERSNYEARIRKEPSLGQDELNRRVEAFINKFNEDMRMQRQESLQQFHEMINRGV; encoded by the exons ATGGGGGCGATGAACAGCTGGATGTCGATGAGGATGATTCTCATATCAGCTGGAGTTTTGTCCGCGGCTATGGGGCTGAAGCTGTCGATTCCGATCGCCGTGGAAAATGTTCCGGCGTTGTGGTCGGTCGTTATATCCTGGATGAAACCTCCGTATCTGTACATAATCATCAACGGCATCATCATCACCATCGCCGCGTCGTCGCGCTTCCACCAGAGACACACTGAGCCTGCGGTGATTCGATCTGAGCGCTTGATTTCGGTCATAACGCCTACTTTAGAGAGTTTTGTTCCGCTTCCGGCTCAGGCGAATTTCAAGACCGCCGTCGTGCCGGAACCTCAGGCGGAGGTTTTGGTGCCGGCGGTTGAAGACAGGGTTGTCGATTTGAAACCTGTGGTGGTGAACGGTTTGAAGGTTGATTTCGCTACAGAAGTGGACGATCTACGTATACTTCGAGCTGAGGCGGAAGATGTGTTTGATGAATCGGATTTGCTGAACAATTCGCCGAAGCGCGATACTTTTTTGCCGGAAGTTAATCTGGAATCGCTCTTTCCAGCTAGAGAGAAACCGCTTGCTTCTTCCAGATTCGTACACCGGAAGCCAAACAGAACCCCTCCTGAAG GTGCAAAGGCGCTGCGGCGGGTGGCTCGGCCGAAGAAGCAGGAGACGCTGGAGAGCACGTGGAAGATGATAACGGAGGGGCGGCACGTGCCGCTGACGAGACACCTGAAGAAGTCGGATACGTTCGAGCAGCAAGCGTCTCCGGCGATGGATCACGTTAAAATGGTTCCAAAGTCGGAGACGTTCAAGGAGCGTAGCAACTACGAGGCGAGGATTCGAAAAGAGCCGTCGCTGGGTCAGGACGAGTTGAATCGGAGAGTGGAGGCGTTCATCAATAAGTTCAACGAAGATATGAGGATGCAGCGCCAGGAATCACTCCAACAATTCCACGAGATGATCAATCGTGGAGTCTAG